Proteins from a single region of Leptolyngbyaceae cyanobacterium:
- the ribD gene encoding bifunctional diaminohydroxyphosphoribosylaminopyrimidine deaminase/5-amino-6-(5-phosphoribosylamino)uracil reductase RibD, producing MNNEEFDRVMMRRCLELARQAIGRTAPNPLVGSVIVKEGEIVGEGYHPGAGHPHAEIFALRQAGDLAKGATLYVNLEPCNHYGRTPPCSEALIAAGVGRVVVGNIDPDPRVSGSGIENLRKAGIDVVVGIEEDACRQLNEAFIHRVLYRRPFGILKYAMTLDGKIATATGDSAWITEKDARREVHKLRTACDAVIVGGNTVRRDNPHLTSHQVESRNPLRVVMSRTLDLPREAYLWETAEAATLVLTEKGVNPDFQQMLLERGVMVVEFTSLTPTSALAYLYERGFLSVLWECGGVLAAKAIAEGTVQKILAFIAPKIVGGNVAPTPVGDLGLTAMSQALTLERVSLRNIGQDYLLEGYLPEFKLEN from the coding sequence ATGAACAACGAAGAATTCGACCGGGTGATGATGCGTCGCTGTCTGGAACTAGCTCGTCAAGCTATAGGAAGAACGGCTCCCAATCCTTTGGTTGGGTCGGTGATAGTTAAAGAAGGGGAAATCGTCGGAGAAGGATATCATCCGGGGGCGGGTCATCCCCACGCGGAAATTTTTGCCCTCCGACAAGCTGGGGATTTAGCAAAAGGTGCTACTCTCTACGTTAATTTGGAGCCGTGCAATCATTATGGAAGAACGCCACCTTGTTCGGAAGCTTTGATCGCTGCTGGGGTGGGGAGAGTGGTGGTAGGTAATATCGATCCCGATCCTCGCGTGTCGGGTAGCGGGATCGAGAACTTACGAAAAGCTGGTATTGACGTGGTAGTAGGGATCGAAGAGGATGCTTGTCGCCAGTTAAATGAGGCTTTTATTCATCGAGTTTTGTATCGGCGTCCGTTTGGGATTTTAAAATATGCGATGACTTTGGATGGGAAGATTGCTACTGCTACAGGTGATAGTGCTTGGATTACAGAAAAAGATGCTCGTCGGGAAGTTCATAAGTTGCGAACGGCTTGTGATGCGGTAATTGTCGGGGGTAATACGGTGAGGCGAGATAATCCCCATTTAACCAGCCATCAAGTAGAAAGCCGTAATCCTTTGCGGGTGGTGATGAGTCGTACCTTAGATCTGCCGAGAGAAGCTTACTTATGGGAGACGGCAGAAGCAGCTACTTTGGTGTTGACTGAGAAGGGAGTTAATCCTGATTTTCAGCAAATGTTGCTCGAACGGGGGGTGATGGTGGTGGAGTTTACATCACTGACGCCGACTAGTGCTTTAGCATACTTGTACGAGCGAGGTTTTCTCTCGGTGTTGTGGGAATGTGGAGGTGTTTTGGCAGCTAAGGCGATCGCAGAAGGAACGGTACAGAAAATTTTGGCTTTTATTGCTCCTAAAATCGTTGGTGGTAATGTCGCGCCAACTCCTGTAGGAGATTTAGGATTAACTGCTATGAGTCAAGCTTTGACGTTAGAAAGAGTTAGTTTGCGAAATATCGGCCAAGATTACCTGCTGGAAGGTTATTTACCTGAGTTTAAACTGGAAAATTGA